ACCCGTTTCATGATATTTTTTAAAAACCGAACCGTAGGTATCAACACCCCAAATTTTAACGTTAGGATTTTTTTCTTTTAAATATTTTGCAATACCAGAAATTGTTCCTCCAGTTCCAACTCCAACAATAAAGTGCGTTACTTTACCATCTGTTTGTTCCCATATTTCAGGACCAGTTTGCTCGTAATTTGCTAATGCGTTAGATGGATTATCATATTGGTTTACGTACCATCCGTTTGGTGTTTCTTCAGCTAAACGCTTAGAAACTGAATAATATGAACGTGGATCTGTTGGTTCTACATCAGTTGGGCAAACCACAACTTTAGCACCTACAGCACGTAAAATATCAACTTTTTCTTTAGATTGTTTATCAGTGGTAACACAAATTAACTTATATCCTTTAACAATTGCAGCAATAGCTAATCCCATTCCGGTATTACCAGATGTTCCTTCTACAATAGTTCCTCCTGGTTTTAGGCGGCCGTCTTTTTCTGCATCCTCAATCATTTTAAGTGCCATACGGTCTTTACATGAGTTACCAGGATTAAAGAATTCTACTTTAGCTAAAACTTGACAAGGAAGCTCTTTGGTGATATTGTTTAGCTGAACTAAAGGCGTATTTCCAATAGTTTCTAGCACGTTTTTTGCGTATTTCATTGTTTTTTATATGAAAATTTGCACAAAGGTATTGAATTTAAATGTTTTTAAAAAACATCGATGTTTAAGATTATGATAAAATAAAAACCATTGCAAAAGCAATGGTTTTTATTTGTTATGAGAAAAACATCCAGGTAATTCCGAATCGAATCATAAATGGTTTGGCTGGATAATTTGGTGAAGCATAAAAATCTTGTTTGGTAACAAATTTAGAATTGATATTTTCAGCTTTTAAAAACAATCTAAAGGTTCTAATTTTTGCGTTTACAAAAAAATCTAAAACCGGATAATCTCCAATTTCTTTATCGTGTTGCACGGTCATATCTCCCAAAATGGTATTATACTCATTGGCATAATATTTTGTAAAGTAATTTATTGTAAAACCGGTTTGCATGTACAACGCTTTATTAAAAAAGTGATTGTTGTAAAAAATACTGTTACGAGTTAAAATTTCGGGCACATTTACAATTGGATCGTTTTGCGAAACTTTTTGATACAGCACCGTGTGATCTGAACCAAATTTACCAAACTTAAATTGACGACCAACTTTAGCTGAGAAATAATTTATAGCACCGCTGTACTGAAACGGTTTTGCTAACAAGGTTGCTGGTAATCCGTCTAAATTTATTTCGTTAGATGTGTTTGCAAAATACAAATGGTTATTTAATACGCGGTAATTTACCTCTGCATTAATCCATTTGGTATTTGCTTTTGCTAAAAAGCTGGTACTTTTTTCGTTAATAAAATTATTATACCAATTGTAGTTTAAATATGAACTTTGAAAAAGCGTATAATTTAAATCAGGAATTTTTGATAAGCGCTGAAAACCAAGTTCAACAACATTTTCGTTAGCATCATCAAACGCATAACGCGCAGTTAAATCTAATTGATTGGTTGCCGGACCAACAAAACCAACTTTAGCATCTGCATAAAGTTTCCATTTATTAATCTGATAAAAATAATTCGCCCCTAATGTATTAATACGATCCGTTTGTTTATTCGGAATTAATCCGTTTAAAGAATAAACATACGATTTGTAAAAATAATTGTAATTAATATCCTCTATATAAGCTTTTAAACTTCCGTAACGATCGTGTTTGTACGCAACACCAACCTGATTGTACATGCGGTTAAAACGTGTTTTATCGTTTAGGTTTGATGTAAAATAATCGCCAAAACGCGAAGTTGCGCTAGCATTTATATAATTATAAAACTTATTATCGTAAATAAATTGATGATGTAAAACTAACGAATTAGGATTTGTTTTGTTGATACGAAACGAATGATCTATAAAAATGCGTTGACCTTTAAGCATCGAATTTCCTGTTTCCATATAAACATCAACTTGTGCTTTATTGGTATACGGTCCTTCAGGATTTTCGTATTGCGATAAATTAGAAAGCCCACCGTTTTCACGCAACATAAAATCTTGCGCAGCAAAATGTGCTTTTAAATAATATCGTTTATCAGGCGTATTATACGAGGTTAAAAATCTAAAACTTCCGGTACTGGTTAACTCGTTAAAATAATAACCAGTAGAACGCAAACCGCGGTAACCAATACCAAAGTTTAAATTAGGTTTAAGATTGGCTGTTACAAAGGCATCTAAATTTTGCCCTCGTCCCATAACCGATTTGTAATACAAATCTGTAAACGGCGTTGGTACGTGGTAGTATTTAATATCATCAACCGTTAAATAAGCCATGCTTCTGGCTTTAAACCCAAAATCGGGTAAGCTATTGGTTTTATTCAAATTAAAATCTAACGTATTGTAAACGTGTCCTTCGTTATCAAACTGCAACAAACCAAAATTATCTTTACGTAAATAATTGTGTTTGTATTCTGCCTGAATGGTTAACGTAGTATCAACATATGTGGTATCTTTATGAATACTGATGATTTTATATTCATCGATGGTTGTTTTATCGAATTTGAAAGATTTATGCTGAACCGTGTCATTTTCGGTTGCCGAAAACACATTCAGTCCGCCTTGTTGTGAAGCATTGCCGTATTGCGACCCGTTATTGAACTGAGCAATAGATACCGAGCTGAAAAGTACTAATAATGCGAAAAGTAATTGCTTCATATAAAAAAGAATTGAAAGGCAAAGAAACGAGAAATATAGAAATATCGCAAATATTTAAACAGCAATATGTGCCTTGCAAATAGGTTAAAATACTATTAAAAAGCCCAGTAAAACAAAAAGCCACGAAGTACTTCGTGGCTTTTATATAAAGTAAGAATAAATTAATACCCTTGGTTTTGTTGAATTGGAGAAACGTTAGTTTCTCTTTGTGGAATTGGGAAAGCCAATCTGTAATCACCATAAGCTGGTGTATTAGCTACACTACGTCCTGTAACTTGAGGAACATTCATTTGTAAACGCATTAAATCGTCAAAACGGAATCCTTCAGAAACAAATTCTTTATGTCTTTCATTAATAATAATGTCTAAAGTAACAGCAGTATATGCTTCAATACCTCTATTCTCAGCAATCTTATTAACTAATTCTAAAGCTTTAGCAGTGTCGCCCATTCTAAAAGCAGTTTCTGCAGCAGTTAAAACAATTTCTTCAAAACGAATAATTTTAACATTATCTGCACGGTCCCCGTATTTACCAGTATTACGTAAAACACCTTTAGCATCAACCGTTACAAAAGTACCACGAATATCATTTTCATCAGCAAAAAGTACATCTTTAACTTCTTTAACAACATAAACATCCCCGTAAGGTGTGTTATTATAAATTTGATATAATGAGTTTGTACCTAAGTTATCATTAGCTAAAAATTGTAACTCAAAAACAGAGTTAATACCAACTTCACCTAATTTAAAATTAGCAGCTAATTCAGTTGCAGTAGCTACCTGACCACCTAAAGCTAAAGCTTCAGTAGCAGCTTGATTTGCTACAACGTATTTTTGATCACCAAAGAATGGAGCTAAATATAAATTAACACGAGCTTTTAAAGCTAAAATTGCTTGCTTGTTAAATGCTGTTTTAGTAGTGATATCATTACCAGCTAAGGCAATAGCTTGATCAATATCTTCATTTAATTTCGCATCTAATTCTGTTAAAGTTATACGTGTGTAATTTGCATCTGTAACAACACCGTATAAAGAAATATAAGGAATAGTTAAAGATTCTTTAGTTAATGTAACATTTTGTTGACCAAAAAGTTTCATCAAGTCAAAATGAGCCAAAGCACGAATTGCATAAGCCTCTGCCTTAATTGCATTAATAGCATCTGGATCACCATCAGTTACATCTGCATTAATAGCAATATTTGACATAGCTATTACTTGGTAAATAGCCGCCCAAGTATCAGCTGGATATGAACTTGTAATAGTTGTTGTAAATTCTCCTTCGCTTACAAAACGACCTGAAGCACCATTTGATAAAGAGTTATCAGAGTGAACTTCATTAAAAATAACATAATCTCTACCATAATATGCTGCAGCAGACATATATTTATAAGCACCATTTACAGTCATTCTTAACTGTGTTTCACTAGAAACTGGGTTAACAGAAATATTTTCTTGGTCTACAACATTAGGTTCTAAACTATCATTACTACAAGATACAGTTGCAGCACTAAGTGCTACAATTGAAGCTATTGAATAAATTATTTTTTTCATGCTCTAATTAAAATTTAATGTTAGCAGATAACGAAACTTGTTTAATTGGAGGGTTCGCTAAATTAGTGAATCCGTCTGCACGAACTTCTGGATCATATTTTAAGTCATTGTCTTTAACCCAAGTCCACAAGTTTGTACCTCTTACTGAAACTGTTACACCATCAATATGTGTATTTCTCAATAATTCAGATGGGAATTTGTATCCGATTGCTACGTCACGTAAACGAATAAAATCACCATCGTGTAAAAATCTAGTTGAAACTTGTTCTGAAGTTGACGTAGTAGAAATTACTTTCGGAACGTTAGTAACATCACCAGGTTGTTGCCATCTATCTAAAATTGGAGTTCCGTAGTTATATGTATAAGAACGGTTACCAGTATTGTTAGTATATGTAGCCCAATCTTCGTAAATTTTATTTCCTCCAGAATAGTAGAATGTACCATCAATAAAGAAATTATAAATATCAAAATGTAACGTTAAGCCACCTGTATATTTTGGTAAAGCAGATTCACCTTGTAAAGCTACTGCAGCATCACCATAATTAGTAGTTGTAGCACCATCGTGTCCATTAATATAATATAGAGCTTGTCCTGTTTGAGAATCTACACCAGCATATTTACGCATATTCCATGCATATAATGGTTGCCCTTCTTTAATGATACGAGTTGATGAAACAATTTCCATTGGTTCACCTTGAATAGCGTCATAAGGCATTGATAAAATTTTGTTATTTACCGTTGCAAAGTTTCCGCTAATATTGAAGTTGAAGTTTTCTGTACGAACAACATCAATATCTAATTCAAATTCCCAACCTCTGTTACGCATTGCTCCAGAGTTAATTGCTTTAGTTGTATAACCAGTTGTAGATGTAATTGGGTTGTTAACAAATAATAAATCGCTTGATTTAGAATTATAGAATGCAACCGAACCAGCAATTCTGTTATTTAAAACACCAAAATCAATACCTACATCTGTTTTTGCTTGAGATTCCCAAGTAATAATAGCTGGTAATTGCCCTAATTCGTATGACATTTGACCACCATAGCTAGATGTACCTAGTAAAGATTGGTAGCTATTAATTGCAATACCGTTATTACCTGTTGTACCGTAAGAACCACGGATTCTTAATAAATCAATAAAATTAACATTCTCCATGAAGTCTTCGTTCATAATATTCCAAGCCCCACCAAGTGCCCAGAAATTACCCCAACGATTTTCAGGATTAAATTTAGAAGATGCTTCACGACGGAAAGAACCATCAATTAAGTATTTCCCATCATAGTTGTAGTTTACCATAGCTGTGTATGATAACTGCGCCCAATCATTATATGTATTGCTTGCATCCCAGTTAGCAGAAGTGTTTCCTAACATATCAAATCCTGGAGCAAGTTTTTCACCATAACCATATAAACTAGTGAATTTATTTTTTTGGTATTCCATTAATGCTTTCACATTAAATTTATTTTTACCAAAACCAAATGCGTAATCTAATGAGTTTTGAATTACGTAGTTGAAATTCTTGTTAATTATATTTTCAGCATATCCTTGTGGAGTAACACCGTCACCGTGGTAAGGATTTGCATAATAGTTATGATCAGATAAGTTAAAGTCTAAATTAGCTGTTGAATTCCAACGTAAACCTTTTGCAATTTCATAATCAACACCAAACGAACCCATTAAACGTGTTAAATCAGTAACGTTTTTGTTGTTTGAAATTGTATACAACGTATTATGTAAAGAACCTACGTTTGTATTGTAAGAACCATTTGCATTGTACGGATTGTACCATGGGCTCATGAAATACTGTGTTAACATTGGATTTGAAAAGTACGATCCATTTTCCATAATACCATTTTGTTTAGTATTAGCAATACGGATGTTTGTTTTGAATCTAAATTTGTCTGTTAACTTAGTATCGTAAGCTAAATTTCCAGTAACACGACGGAAATCACTACCAAAAGCAATAGATTCCGTTTTGTTGTATCCTAAAGATGAATAAAAGTTAGATTTTTCGTCACCACCTTGTGCAGAGAAATCTAAATTATAATACAATGCATTTTTGTTAGTTAATTTACCAGCCCAATCATAATCTTGAGATCCAGCAGCTTTCCATGCATTTAAATTATTAAAAGCAGCAGAAGCAGTAGCATTTGGTAATAACCCAGGGTTTGCAGTATAAAAATTATAGGTCTGATCTTTAGTAAAACCTTGAGCGACACCGTAATCATTAAATAATGATTCTAAAAATAATTCTTCTTTCTGAGCTCCGTTTGCCATTTGCAAACCTCTAACCGCACGATTCTGAATACCTGCTGTAGTTGTTAAAGCAAATCTAGTTCCTCCAGATTTTCCTTTTTTAGTTGTAATTACAATTACCCCAGCAGCACCACGAGCACCATAAGGAGCTGTAGCTGTTGCATCTTTTAAAACCGTAATCGACTCAATATCTGAAGAGTTAATAGATGACAACGGAGATAAAGTTGATAAACCATCTTGCCCCATGTTAGAGTTAATCATTGGCATACCGTCAATTACGAACAATGGTTCTAAATCACCACCAATACCAGAAATACCACGAATACGGATTTCTTGAGCAGAACCCGGAGTACCAGAAGTTGTAGCCATTTGTAAACCAGCCACACGTCCTTGTAATGCTTGGTCAGCAGAAACTAATGGTGTATTTTCAATTACACTACCATCAACTTTTACAGCACTACCCGTAACTTCGTTTTTCTTTTTAACTTGTCCGTATGCCATAACAATTACTTCTTCTAACTGAGAATCTGAAGTAACCATTGTTACATTAATTGTGTTGGATTCACCAACGGTTTGAGTAACAGTATCCATTCCGATGAACGAGAATAATAATGTTTCTCCTGTTTTTACTTGAATAGAATATTTTCCATCAAAATCTGTTTGTGTTCCCATTGTTGTACCTTTGACAACAATACTAACACCCGGTAATGGAAATCCATCTTCCATTACGGTTCCTGTTACAGTTTTCTCTTGTGCAAAAGATAACTGAACAAAAAACGCTGTAAGCAGCGTAAAAAACCATTTTAAATTCAATTTCATGATGATTTTATTTGAGTTAGTCATTGGCAACAAATTTGATTAATATTAAATTCGGACACAAAAATTTAATATTAAAATAATTCTTTACAACTTGTTAAAGTCAACAACAATAAGCAATAAGAAGTTTTTTATGATAATTTTATTAAAAAAACACATATTTTAACACAAAAGACATGTTATTAAAAAAATACACAGATTATAATTACGAAGCTGGCGCTGATGAAGCTGGAAGAGGATGTCTTGCAGGACCAGTAACATGCTGTTCTTTAATACTACCTTTACATTTCAGTAACAATACTTTAACAGACTCGAAAAAATTAACAAATTCCGTAAGGCAAGAGCTACGAAAAATCATTGAAGAAGAAGCTTTAACATTTAAGGTCATTCATATTTATCCAGAAGAAATAGATCGCATCAATATTTTGAACGCTTCTATAAAAGGAATGCAAGAATGTACCCTAAATCTTAACATAAAACCAGATTTTTTAATTGTTGACGGAAATAAGTTTAAACCCATAGATGGTATTCCGCATCAAACAATTGTTAAAGGCGATGCTAAGTTTATGAATATTGCGGCTGCATCTATATTAGCAAAAACACATCGAGATGCGTACATGGACAAAATTCATAAAGAATACCCCATGTACAATTGGAAAAAAAACAAAGGTTATCCAACTAAAGAGCACCGAGCGGCAATTGCCAAATTCGGCCCATCACCATATCACAGAATGTCGTTTAAACTTTTACCAGATGATGAGCAATTATCTTTAGATATATAAACAAAAAAAACCGGAAAGTTACTTTCCGGTTTTTTGTTTATTCTTTAATTAGTAGTTCTGCATCAAACAAAGTTGCAAAATGTTTTAAAATTTTAGATTTCACTTCTGCTTCATCTACTTTATCAACATCTAATTCAACATTTAATGATGCTACGCCTTTACCACGAATACCACAAGGAATAATATTATCAAAATATCCTAAATTAGAATTCACATTTAAAGCAAAACCGTGCATGGTAACCCAACGCGAAGCGCGTACTCCCATAGCGCAAATTTTACGTGCAAAAGGTGTTCCAACATCTAACCAAACGCCAGTTTCGCCTTCGCTACGCGTACCTACAATATTATATTCGGCCAACGTTAATATAATAGCTTCTTCTAAAAAGCGCAAATATTTATGAATATCAGTAAAAAAATTATCTAAATCTAAAATAGGATAACCAACAACTTGTCCTGGTCCATGATACGTAATATCTCCTCCACGGTTTATTTTATAAAAAGTTGCATCTTTTTCTTCCAGTTGTTTTTCGTTTAACAACAAATTTTCTAAATGACCGCTTTTACCTAATGTGTAGACGTGCGGATGTTCCACATAAAAAAAATAGTTCGGTGTCGGAACATCAGTAGCATTTTTTCGGTTAGCCGATTTTATATCTAAAATAGATTGAAAAACAGCTTCCTGATAATCCCATGTTTCTTTATAATCTTTATAACCTAAATCGGTTACTATAACTTTTTTATTCATTTTGTATTAGTTTTTATTGTATTTGGGATTGTTTAAAATAACCAATGCAGCAATTACGCCTGGTACCCAACCAGCTAAGGTTAAAATAAAAACGATTAAAATAGAACCGCAACCATAACCCCAAACAGCCAAAGGGGGAAATAAAATGGCTAAAAGCACTCTCCAAAAACTCATAACTTAAATTTTTATTCTTAACAAATTTACAACAAAACCGGCTATTTTAATCATAAGTTTTATAAAATTAATCCGTACCTTTGCGTGTTAAAAATTAATATTAATATAGTATCATGCAACTTTCAGAACAAGAAATCATTAGAAGAGAGAAATTGAGCAAGTTAAGAGAACTTGGCATCAATCCTTATCCAGCAAATTTGTTTCCAGTAAATCATACTTCGAAACAGGTCAAGGAAACTTTTGAAGAAGGGAAGCAGGTTATTGTTGCTGGTCGTTTAATGAGCGTTCGTGATCAAGGTAAAGCATCGTTTGCCGAGTTACAAGATTCTGAAGGACGTATTCAGCTATATTTAAACCGAGATGTAATTTGTCCTGGAGAAGACAAAACTTTATATAACACCGTTTTCAAAAAATTAATCGATTTAGGCGATTTTATTGGAATTGAAGGCGAATTGTTTACTACACAAGTTGGTGCAAAATGTATTCGCGTAACAAACGTAAGCTTATTAAGCAAAACGTTACGCCCATTACCATTACCAAAGGTAGACGAAGAAGGACATGTTTTTGATGCCTTTACCGATCCAGAATTACGTTACCGCATGCGTTATGTAGATTTAGTTGTAAATCCGCATGTAAAAGATGTGTTTGTTAAAAGAACTAAACTTTTTACTGCTATGCGAGATTTTTTCAATCGCGCAGGTTACATGGAAGTTGAAACACCTGTTTTACAAGCAATTCCTGGTGGTGCTGCAGCGCGTCCGTTTATTACCCATCACAATTCTTTAGATATTCCTTTGTATATGCGTATCGCTAACGAATTATATTTAAAAAGATTAATTGTTGGTGGTTTTGATGGAGTTTACGAATTTTCTAAAAACTTCCGTAACGAAGGAATGGACCGTACCCACAATCCAGAATTTACAGCTATGGAAATTTACGTAGCCTATAAAGATTACAATTGGATGATGGAATTTACCGAAAACTTGTTAGAATATTGTGCTACACAAGTTAACGGAACAACCGAAGCAACTTTTGGCAAACATAAAATTAATTTTAAAGCGCCTTATGCACGTGTTACCATGACCGATGCCATTAAACAATTTACTGGTTTTGATATTACAGGTAAATCAGAACAAGAAATTTTTGAAGCAGCAAAAGGAATGGGAATTGCGGTTGATGAAACCATGGGTAAAGGAAAATTAATTGATGAAATATTTGGAGAAAAATGCGAAGGCAACTTTATTCAGCCAACCTTCATCACTGATTATCCAAAAGATATGTCGCCGTTAACAAAAATGCACCGTGATAACCCAGAATTAACCGAACGTTTTGAGTTAATGGTTTGTGGAAAAGAAATTGCGAATGCGTATTCTGAGTTAAACGATCCAATTGATCAACGTGAGCGTTTTGAATCGCAAATGGCGCTTTCTGAACGTGGTGATGATGAAGCAATGTTTATTGACCAGGATTTTTTAAGAGCTTTAGAATACGGAATGCCACCAACATCTGGTTTAGGAATTGGAATGGACCGTTTAATTATGTTTTTAACTAACAATCCATCAATTCAAGAAGTTTTATTCTTCCCACAAATGCGACCAGAAAAAGCTGCTCCTGCATTTGAATTAACAGCTGAAGAAAAAATAATTGTAGATTTACTTGAAAAAAATGACAACCAATTTGAATTGGGCGCTCTAAAAATAGCTGCTGGTTTAAGCGGAAAAAAATGGGACGTTTCGATGAAAAATTTAGCAAAACACGGACTAACTTCGGTTGAAGTTTCTGATGATAAAAAAACAGTGATTTTAAAATAATCACAAAATAATAAATAAAAAGACGAGCTTAAAGCTCGTCTTTTTTTATTTGCAAAAAGAAAATCTATTTAAAAAAATAACACAACGCACTGAAAAACAAGCGCTTTAGAAGTAGTATAAAAATCTTTAACAAATAAAAATAAAGTTTGGCACGGATTTGTATAGTAGGTAAGTACAATAAAAAAATTAAAAGATTATGAAAAGAATAATTGTATTAGCTGCTATAGCTTTATTTAGCTTTGAAATGAATGCTCAGGAAGTAAAAACTGAAGTTGTTCAGAAAGAAAAAACAGAAAAAACACGTGCCATTAAAGCCAAGCGAGCTAAAATAGCCGATTCTAAACGCAATCATGCGGTAAACAGAAAACAAAACATAAAATTAACTGCAGAGCAACGTAACGATTTACGTGTTAAACAATTAACTTTAGCTTTAAACCTTTCAGACAAACAACAAAACAAAGTTGCCGAGCTTAATGCGAAAACATTTAACCAAGATACAAAATTTGTACGTGGAAAGAAATTAACAAACGATGAAGTTTACAACTTAAAAGCTGAACGTTTAGATAAGCAAATTGCTTATAAAAGAGGAATGAAAAAAATTCTTTCCAAAAATCAATTTGCACAGTGGGAAAATATGAATAAAGAAAACAGTGCTCGCTATCGTCAATTAAAGCATAAAAATAACAGAAATTTTGCACACAAACCAAAAACTGAAAACAACAGAAATAGAATGTAAAAAAAAGCCCGATTATATCGGGCTTTTTTTATTTATCTAATAATGTTGCAACCTCAGCTACAACAGCAATGGTTTGATCTAAATCAGCATACGTTAATGCATCGGTTATAAACCAAGTTTCGTAAGATGATGGTGCAATATAAACACCACGTTCTAACAATCCATGAAAAAACTTTTTAAAGTTTTCGTTATTTCCGTAACCAGCAGTTTCAAAATCAACCACTTCACGATCGTCAAAAAACACAGAAATCATTGAACCTACACGATTTATTGTATATTTTAATCCAGCAGCTGTCAAAACTTTTCGCATACCAGCTTCTAAATAAGCTGTTTTTTCTTCTAAACGCGTAAATAAATCCTTATCATTATTAATAGCTTCTAACATAGCCAATCCGGCAGCCATTGCTAAAGGATTTCCTGCTAAAGTTCCGGCTTGATAAACAGGACCAACTGGAGCTAAATAATTCATAATTTCGTTACGTGCTGCAAAGGCACCAACTGGTAATCCGCCACCAATAACTTTACCAAAAGCAACAATATCAGCATCAACACCAAACAATTGTTGTGCTCCACCTTTAGCTAAACGGAATCCCGTCATAACCTCATCAAAAATTAACAAAGCACCATTGGCAGTACATAAATCTTTTAATCCTTGCAAAAATCCTGGTTTTGGTGGTACACAGCCCATATTTCCTGCAACAGGTTCAATAATAATAGCTGCAATTTCATTTTTATTAGATTCAAAAATTTCTGCTACGTGAGCCAAATCATTGTAACGAGCTAAAATGGTATCTTTTGCTGTACCTTGCGTAACGCCAGGAGAATTTGGTGTACCAAAAGTACTTAGTCCTGATCCGGCTTGAATTAAAAATGAATCAGAATGTCCGTGATAACAACCAGCAAATTTTATAATTTTATCGCGATTGGTGTAACCACGAGCTAATCGAATTGCCGACATACAAGCTTCTGTACCAGAGTTTACAAATCGGATTTTATCAATATTAGGAACCATAGCAACTGCTAATTCAGCAATTTTAGTTTCTAATTCAGTTGGCATCCCAAAAGATGTTCCTTGTTTTGCTTTTTCAATCACTGCATTAACAACAGGTTCAAAAGCATGACCCAATAATAACGGCCCCCAAGAATTTATATAATCAATATATTTATTATCATCTTCATCATAAATATAAGCTCCTTTAGCTGACTTGGCAAAAACAGGCGTTCCTCCTACTCCTTTAAAAGCGCGAACTGGTGAATTTACACCACCAGGAATAACTTTTTCTGCTTCAGCAAAAAGTTTACTACTTCTTTGATATAACATAGTTTAAATTTTTAAAATTTGTCCAACACTAATAATATCAGTGCTTAAATTATTTACAGTTTTAATATTTTGAACGGAAGTATTAAACTTGCGCGCAATTGAATATAATGTATCACCAGCGCTTACAACATAAGTTGCAGCAGTTGCTTGCGAATTAGATTCTGAAGATGCAATTTGCCCTTTATAACCAGGCATTTGTTTATCTAATT
This genomic window from Flavobacterium agricola contains:
- a CDS encoding putative porin, with the protein product MKQLLFALLVLFSSVSIAQFNNGSQYGNASQQGGLNVFSATENDTVQHKSFKFDKTTIDEYKIISIHKDTTYVDTTLTIQAEYKHNYLRKDNFGLLQFDNEGHVYNTLDFNLNKTNSLPDFGFKARSMAYLTVDDIKYYHVPTPFTDLYYKSVMGRGQNLDAFVTANLKPNLNFGIGYRGLRSTGYYFNELTSTGSFRFLTSYNTPDKRYYLKAHFAAQDFMLRENGGLSNLSQYENPEGPYTNKAQVDVYMETGNSMLKGQRIFIDHSFRINKTNPNSLVLHHQFIYDNKFYNYINASATSRFGDYFTSNLNDKTRFNRMYNQVGVAYKHDRYGSLKAYIEDINYNYFYKSYVYSLNGLIPNKQTDRINTLGANYFYQINKWKLYADAKVGFVGPATNQLDLTARYAFDDANENVVELGFQRLSKIPDLNYTLFQSSYLNYNWYNNFINEKSTSFLAKANTKWINAEVNYRVLNNHLYFANTSNEINLDGLPATLLAKPFQYSGAINYFSAKVGRQFKFGKFGSDHTVLYQKVSQNDPIVNVPEILTRNSIFYNNHFFNKALYMQTGFTINYFTKYYANEYNTILGDMTVQHDKEIGDYPVLDFFVNAKIRTFRLFLKAENINSKFVTKQDFYASPNYPAKPFMIRFGITWMFFS
- a CDS encoding RagB/SusD family nutrient uptake outer membrane protein; amino-acid sequence: MKKIIYSIASIVALSAATVSCSNDSLEPNVVDQENISVNPVSSETQLRMTVNGAYKYMSAAAYYGRDYVIFNEVHSDNSLSNGASGRFVSEGEFTTTITSSYPADTWAAIYQVIAMSNIAINADVTDGDPDAINAIKAEAYAIRALAHFDLMKLFGQQNVTLTKESLTIPYISLYGVVTDANYTRITLTELDAKLNEDIDQAIALAGNDITTKTAFNKQAILALKARVNLYLAPFFGDQKYVVANQAATEALALGGQVATATELAANFKLGEVGINSVFELQFLANDNLGTNSLYQIYNNTPYGDVYVVKEVKDVLFADENDIRGTFVTVDAKGVLRNTGKYGDRADNVKIIRFEEIVLTAAETAFRMGDTAKALELVNKIAENRGIEAYTAVTLDIIINERHKEFVSEGFRFDDLMRLQMNVPQVTGRSVANTPAYGDYRLAFPIPQRETNVSPIQQNQGY
- a CDS encoding SusC/RagA family TonB-linked outer membrane protein, producing MKLNLKWFFTLLTAFFVQLSFAQEKTVTGTVMEDGFPLPGVSIVVKGTTMGTQTDFDGKYSIQVKTGETLLFSFIGMDTVTQTVGESNTINVTMVTSDSQLEEVIVMAYGQVKKKNEVTGSAVKVDGSVIENTPLVSADQALQGRVAGLQMATTSGTPGSAQEIRIRGISGIGGDLEPLFVIDGMPMINSNMGQDGLSTLSPLSSINSSDIESITVLKDATATAPYGARGAAGVIVITTKKGKSGGTRFALTTTAGIQNRAVRGLQMANGAQKEELFLESLFNDYGVAQGFTKDQTYNFYTANPGLLPNATASAAFNNLNAWKAAGSQDYDWAGKLTNKNALYYNLDFSAQGGDEKSNFYSSLGYNKTESIAFGSDFRRVTGNLAYDTKLTDKFRFKTNIRIANTKQNGIMENGSYFSNPMLTQYFMSPWYNPYNANGSYNTNVGSLHNTLYTISNNKNVTDLTRLMGSFGVDYEIAKGLRWNSTANLDFNLSDHNYYANPYHGDGVTPQGYAENIINKNFNYVIQNSLDYAFGFGKNKFNVKALMEYQKNKFTSLYGYGEKLAPGFDMLGNTSANWDASNTYNDWAQLSYTAMVNYNYDGKYLIDGSFRREASSKFNPENRWGNFWALGGAWNIMNEDFMENVNFIDLLRIRGSYGTTGNNGIAINSYQSLLGTSSYGGQMSYELGQLPAIITWESQAKTDVGIDFGVLNNRIAGSVAFYNSKSSDLLFVNNPITSTTGYTTKAINSGAMRNRGWEFELDIDVVRTENFNFNISGNFATVNNKILSMPYDAIQGEPMEIVSSTRIIKEGQPLYAWNMRKYAGVDSQTGQALYYINGHDGATTTNYGDAAVALQGESALPKYTGGLTLHFDIYNFFIDGTFYYSGGNKIYEDWATYTNNTGNRSYTYNYGTPILDRWQQPGDVTNVPKVISTTSTSEQVSTRFLHDGDFIRLRDVAIGYKFPSELLRNTHIDGVTVSVRGTNLWTWVKDNDLKYDPEVRADGFTNLANPPIKQVSLSANIKF
- a CDS encoding ribonuclease HII, with the translated sequence MLLKKYTDYNYEAGADEAGRGCLAGPVTCCSLILPLHFSNNTLTDSKKLTNSVRQELRKIIEEEALTFKVIHIYPEEIDRINILNASIKGMQECTLNLNIKPDFLIVDGNKFKPIDGIPHQTIVKGDAKFMNIAAASILAKTHRDAYMDKIHKEYPMYNWKKNKGYPTKEHRAAIAKFGPSPYHRMSFKLLPDDEQLSLDI
- the lipB gene encoding lipoyl(octanoyl) transferase LipB; translation: MNKKVIVTDLGYKDYKETWDYQEAVFQSILDIKSANRKNATDVPTPNYFFYVEHPHVYTLGKSGHLENLLLNEKQLEEKDATFYKINRGGDITYHGPGQVVGYPILDLDNFFTDIHKYLRFLEEAIILTLAEYNIVGTRSEGETGVWLDVGTPFARKICAMGVRASRWVTMHGFALNVNSNLGYFDNIIPCGIRGKGVASLNVELDVDKVDEAEVKSKILKHFATLFDAELLIKE
- a CDS encoding YqaE/Pmp3 family membrane protein, translating into MSFWRVLLAILFPPLAVWGYGCGSILIVFILTLAGWVPGVIAALVILNNPKYNKN